CCCCTGTTGGCGATGTGGGAAACTATACCTTCATGCGTGAGAACGAGCAAAGCTTGCCGTATGACTGCTCTGCTGGTTCCGAAGTCTTCCATAAGGTTCTTTTCGACGAGGCGGGTGCCCGGCGTAAGTTCAAGATTCCGGATCTTCTGCCGGAGCACTGAACAAACATCTTCGATTTCGACCGATGTTGCTTTCGTCATCGCCTAAGTCTTTTCCCGGTACTGGATTACCATCGCCCCAACATTCTCTTTAGAATGTGGAAGTGCCTGTCTCCAGATTGGGGCGCGCATTCGATTTGGTATCATATTGCTTTGCACAAAATTTATGCGTTTGCAGGCGATTGGGTGGTTCTAAAAGATGGTTGGAAGATCTCGTCCAACGCTGGGGTGCCCGGGCATCTTTCCGGGAAGGTTCCCATGAATGTCTGATACTGATCTTGAGCTTTCGCATGTAGATGAGCCATGTCGTTCCCGTTCTTCAGCTTATGATTGTCGACCACCAAAATGCCGTCGACGATAACCGACCTGACATCCCGACCGTTTCCATTGATTACCAATGTCGTAATGGGATCGAAGAGTTGTCCCGTAAAGGGCGATGCAAAGTCAAACACGATGAGATCAGCTTTACTGCCACGACAAAGCCGCCCGATATCTTCGCGCCCCAAGGCTTTCGCGCCACCGATCGTGGCCGCTCTATAGTAATCTGCCGCTGACGCTTCCGTAATCGATTGTTCGGTCACGCGACTCAGGATGCAACCTACATGCATGTTCTGGATCATGTCGACGGGGTAGGTATCCGTTCCCAATGCAATATTGATCCCTGCGGATTGGAACCGCGTCAGTCCAGAAAAGTATTTCGCGTGACGTCCCGCGACCAGAGGGCAGATGACTGCGCTGGCTCCCGCTTGCCCGATCAGTTGAAGCTCATCATGCACGCGGTCTTCAGTCGGGTTCTTACCTCCCAACAGCTGCAAATGAGGAAGTAGGGTCTTGTTGGACAGCAAGCCACAGCTATTGATCAGCTCAATGGAGGATTTGCCGTCGTGAAGCGCATCCACCATATCCACTTCCAAGGGGCCTTGGCAGGAATGCAGCCGCAGAGTGCAATCGAGATCGTTCCGAACGGCTGCGCTTTCGCGAAGTAGCTTTGGTGTGCAGCCTTCTATGCGATCCGGTGCAAGCATACCGGTTATCCGGCTGGAGTAGTCGTTTTCCAGCAATGAAATGAATCTGGCAGCATCGCGCAGCCCTGCAAGCCCACGCTCCTCGTTGAAGCGCATGGAAAACTTGCCGTCGTCGGAAGTTACTGAGTAGCCGGACATATATGCCGGGCCGAGAACGGCACGTATGCCGGTTTGCTCCGCTATATCCGCCGCCGTGACAAACTCATCATAGGTTTCCGCCCATTCCCGATACAGGATCGATGTTATGGGAGCAGCCGTCGTGATCCCGTTCATCAAAAGCATGTTGAAGGAATAGAGTTTATTGAACGCAAGCTGCTCAGGCGTGTAGGTTTCACGCCGTTGCCAGTTCTTGCTGGGCACACGACCTTTCTTCCAGCCCGGCTGATTGTCGAAAGCCAAAACTGTCGAATCCAGATCGACGATGGCATCGAGATCAATGAAGCCGGGGCCAATGAGCGCATTGCCCTCATCTATGTCGGTATCGATATGGCCCTCGTAATCATGCCCGACGAAAATAACGGTGTTGTCCTGATAGACGACCTCGCCATCTTGATAGATGTGATGATCGCCATCCTTGTATCCGACCACGTATTTGGCTTTACGCCGGATGACCGGGGAAGACGAACTCATATCAAGACTCCGTCTTCGACAACACATTCTCCGCGCTTGAACACTGTTCTATCTACTGGACCTGCGACTATGGCCTCGGCGTGGTTGCGAGAGTTCAGAAGGACAAAATCCGCCTTGCATCCAGTCTCCAGGCCGTAGTCCTTGAGTTGCATGACATTGGCCCCCCCTTGCGTGATGGCATAGAGAGCCTTCTGGAGTTCGACGTCTTTGCGCCAACGATACTTCAAGCCCATAAACATGGCT
This DNA window, taken from Qingshengfaniella alkalisoli, encodes the following:
- a CDS encoding chlorohydrolase family protein, giving the protein MSSSSPVIRRKAKYVVGYKDGDHHIYQDGEVVYQDNTVIFVGHDYEGHIDTDIDEGNALIGPGFIDLDAIVDLDSTVLAFDNQPGWKKGRVPSKNWQRRETYTPEQLAFNKLYSFNMLLMNGITTAAPITSILYREWAETYDEFVTAADIAEQTGIRAVLGPAYMSGYSVTSDDGKFSMRFNEERGLAGLRDAARFISLLENDYSSRITGMLAPDRIEGCTPKLLRESAAVRNDLDCTLRLHSCQGPLEVDMVDALHDGKSSIELINSCGLLSNKTLLPHLQLLGGKNPTEDRVHDELQLIGQAGASAVICPLVAGRHAKYFSGLTRFQSAGINIALGTDTYPVDMIQNMHVGCILSRVTEQSITEASAADYYRAATIGGAKALGREDIGRLCRGSKADLIVFDFASPFTGQLFDPITTLVINGNGRDVRSVIVDGILVVDNHKLKNGNDMAHLHAKAQDQYQTFMGTFPERCPGTPALDEIFQPSFRTTQSPANA